A region from the Aquimarina sp. ERC-38 genome encodes:
- the bcp gene encoding thioredoxin-dependent thiol peroxidase — MTTLTVGDKAPDFSALDQDGNTISLQDFKGKKLVVFFYPKASTPGCTAEACNLKDNYQSFQSEGYEILGVSADSAKKQQNFKNKYELPYPLLADEDKKVIEAFGVWGPKKFMGKEYDGIHRTTFVIDEEGMIEEVITKVKTKDHAAQIL, encoded by the coding sequence ATGACAACCTTAACTGTAGGGGATAAAGCACCTGATTTTTCGGCCTTAGACCAGGATGGTAATACTATTAGTTTACAGGATTTTAAAGGGAAGAAATTAGTAGTTTTCTTTTATCCAAAAGCCAGTACACCCGGTTGTACGGCGGAAGCTTGTAACTTAAAAGATAATTATCAAAGCTTTCAGTCAGAAGGATACGAAATTTTAGGAGTAAGTGCGGATAGTGCTAAGAAACAGCAGAATTTTAAAAATAAATACGAATTACCTTATCCGTTATTAGCAGATGAAGATAAAAAAGTTATTGAAGCATTTGGTGTTTGGGGACCTAAAAAGTTTATGGGCAAAGAATATGACGGAATTCACAGGACGACTTTTGTAATAGATGAAGAAGGTATGATTGAAGAAGTCATCACTAAAGTAAAAACAAAGGACCATGCTGCACAAATTCTGTAG
- a CDS encoding endonuclease III domain-containing protein, which produces MTKKEKVDFTIKTLQELYPTIPIPLDHVDPYTLLIAVLLSAQSTDVRVNQITPLLFKEADNPYDMIKLSKEDIREIIKPVGLSPMKSKGIFELSHILINKYDGKVPQSFEDLEALPAVGHKTASVVMSQAFGIPAFPVDTHIHRLMYRWGFSNGKNVVQTEKDAKRLFPKELWNDLHLQIIWYGREYSPARGWKLDKDIITSTIGRKTVLSQYHKNKKPAKN; this is translated from the coding sequence ATGACTAAAAAAGAAAAAGTTGATTTCACCATTAAAACCTTACAGGAACTATACCCTACCATTCCCATTCCATTAGATCATGTAGATCCCTATACTTTATTAATTGCCGTTTTACTAAGCGCACAAAGTACAGATGTACGGGTAAATCAAATTACCCCTTTACTATTTAAAGAAGCAGACAACCCGTATGATATGATTAAATTATCAAAAGAAGATATACGGGAGATTATTAAACCTGTTGGATTAAGTCCAATGAAATCCAAAGGAATTTTTGAGCTATCCCATATCTTGATCAACAAATATGACGGTAAGGTTCCTCAAAGCTTTGAGGACCTGGAAGCTTTACCCGCCGTAGGCCATAAAACTGCTAGTGTAGTCATGTCACAAGCTTTTGGTATTCCTGCATTTCCGGTAGATACGCATATTCATCGTTTGATGTACAGATGGGGTTTTAGCAACGGTAAAAATGTAGTTCAAACCGAAAAAGATGCTAAACGTTTATTCCCTAAAGAATTATGGAACGATTTGCACTTACAAATTATTTGGTATGGCCGGGAGTACTCACCGGCAAGAGGATGGAAATTAGATAAAGATATCATTACCAGTACTATTGGTCGTAAAACCGTACTATCTCAATATCATAAAAATAAAAAACCCGCTAAAAATTAG
- a CDS encoding MBL fold metallo-hydrolase — MKVTFLGTGTSQGIPIIGSTHPVCLSDDPKDKRLRVSVLLEWDDYVYVIDCGPDFRQQMLANKVRRIDGILFTHEHADHTMGMDDIRPFFFRQGDIPIYAHPRVLQSLKKRFDYIFASENRYPGAPSVTEHRIENEAFVLGNTEVMPVNTFHNRLQVFGFRIKGFAYLTDVKTVEEEERNKLRDLEVLVVNALRIEPHHSHFNLEEALQFIKEVKPKKAYLTHISHLLGFHKEVSKQLPEHVFLAYDNLKITV, encoded by the coding sequence ATGAAAGTTACTTTTTTAGGTACCGGTACTTCACAGGGTATTCCTATAATCGGGAGTACACATCCTGTTTGTTTAAGTGATGATCCTAAGGATAAACGGCTTCGGGTTTCCGTATTGTTAGAATGGGATGACTACGTGTATGTTATTGATTGCGGGCCGGATTTCCGGCAACAAATGCTTGCGAATAAGGTGCGCCGAATTGACGGAATTTTATTTACGCATGAGCATGCAGACCATACTATGGGTATGGATGATATCCGACCTTTCTTTTTCCGACAAGGGGATATTCCAATTTATGCTCATCCCCGGGTTTTACAGTCATTGAAAAAGCGTTTTGATTATATTTTTGCTTCGGAAAATCGCTATCCTGGGGCACCAAGTGTTACGGAACATCGTATTGAGAATGAAGCTTTTGTTTTAGGAAATACCGAAGTTATGCCGGTAAACACCTTTCATAATCGCTTGCAAGTATTCGGTTTTAGGATTAAAGGATTTGCCTATTTGACGGATGTAAAAACGGTAGAGGAGGAGGAGCGGAACAAATTACGTGACCTGGAGGTTTTAGTTGTCAATGCACTTCGGATTGAACCACATCATTCTCATTTTAACCTGGAAGAAGCCTTGCAATTTATCAAAGAAGTTAAGCCGAAGAAGGCTTATCTTACTCATATTAGTCATTTATTAGGTTTTCACAAAGAAGTATCCAAACAATTGCCGGAACATGTATTTCTGGCGTATGATAATTTGAAAATTACGGTTTAG
- a CDS encoding RES family NAD+ phosphorylase, with product MDLYRITRDKYANSLDASGRANRWNFEKQYVIYASSSRSLATLELVAHRSAIMEGVLYKMIVISVPDNPTNIQTVPLKKLPLQWNLLQNRFITQKIGSEWYLNKKSPICKVPSAIIKEEYNYMINTMHLAFSEIKIKSIDNFEWDQRLL from the coding sequence ATGGACCTTTACAGAATAACCCGTGACAAATATGCTAATTCTCTGGATGCTTCAGGTAGGGCAAATCGATGGAATTTTGAAAAGCAATACGTAATTTATGCATCTTCTAGCAGGTCATTAGCAACCCTTGAGTTAGTTGCCCACCGAAGCGCTATTATGGAAGGAGTTCTTTATAAAATGATTGTAATTAGCGTACCTGATAATCCTACCAACATTCAAACCGTTCCTTTAAAAAAGTTACCGTTACAATGGAATCTATTGCAAAATCGATTTATCACCCAAAAAATAGGCAGTGAATGGTACCTCAATAAAAAAAGTCCTATTTGTAAGGTTCCTTCTGCTATTATTAAAGAAGAATACAATTATATGATAAATACCATGCATCTCGCATTTTCTGAAATAAAAATTAAAAGTATCGATAATTTTGAGTGGGATCAGCGGTTGTTGTAG
- a CDS encoding TonB-dependent receptor: MPITIMGDKEFESVPSIKSKALRINLNANIYGTFSEIGAGQETVRNFFRAGGASGTIAKAMSAYDKDFSDAIYGIEDDRRYVTEARLKKMLKHEVRLMEERLSREKHPHKLFFSYANTVATIDFAKKYKGHGWVGIRYQTRPDEAYNEIILHVRFHENDAKLQQETLGILGVNLIYGAYYKYDNPKKLLRYLYDHLDKDQIEIDTINFSGPRFEKVDNRLMSLQLVKNGMTEAVMFGPDGNNILPARILYKKNILALRGSFRPVTKVNMDIYKSALSMFLNENKVDKRKTVEIFEITLSNLRAEGEIDEEDFMARARLLCSLGQTVMISNFQEYYKVVEYFSNYTKERMALAMGVNNLVDIFDEQYYRHLSGGILEAFGKLFFKDLKVYLYPLKDPKTGEVTTSENLKVHPRMKELYKFFKNNGKLQDITDYDPEIMDVFSREVLQMIQKGEPGWENKLPDIVPEMIKKHKFFGYVEQKEKVSS, from the coding sequence ATGCCAATTACGATCATGGGGGATAAAGAATTCGAATCTGTCCCTTCTATTAAAAGTAAAGCACTTCGTATTAATTTAAATGCCAATATTTACGGTACTTTTTCGGAGATTGGTGCAGGTCAGGAAACAGTTCGGAATTTTTTTAGGGCAGGCGGAGCATCCGGTACAATTGCCAAAGCGATGAGTGCCTATGATAAAGATTTTAGTGACGCTATTTACGGTATTGAAGATGATCGAAGATATGTGACTGAAGCCCGGTTAAAAAAGATGTTAAAACACGAAGTACGCCTGATGGAAGAGCGTCTTTCCCGTGAAAAACATCCGCATAAGTTGTTTTTTAGCTATGCAAATACGGTAGCTACTATTGATTTTGCAAAAAAATATAAAGGTCACGGTTGGGTAGGAATCCGATATCAAACACGTCCTGACGAAGCTTATAACGAAATCATACTCCACGTTCGTTTTCATGAAAACGATGCCAAATTACAACAGGAAACCCTGGGAATTCTGGGAGTAAATTTAATTTACGGAGCTTATTACAAATACGATAATCCAAAAAAATTACTTCGCTATCTATACGATCATCTGGACAAAGATCAGATTGAAATTGATACGATTAACTTTTCCGGTCCCCGGTTTGAAAAAGTAGATAATCGTTTGATGAGTTTACAGTTGGTTAAAAACGGAATGACAGAAGCAGTTATGTTCGGACCTGATGGTAACAATATTTTACCGGCGCGTATTCTATACAAGAAAAATATTTTGGCGCTTCGCGGAAGTTTTAGACCGGTGACTAAAGTAAATATGGACATTTACAAAAGTGCCTTGTCTATGTTTTTAAACGAAAACAAAGTTGATAAAAGAAAGACAGTAGAAATTTTCGAAATTACCCTTTCTAACTTAAGAGCAGAAGGTGAAATTGACGAAGAAGACTTTATGGCAAGAGCCCGTTTACTTTGTTCGCTAGGACAAACGGTAATGATCTCCAACTTCCAAGAGTATTATAAGGTAGTAGAATATTTCTCTAATTATACGAAAGAGCGAATGGCACTTGCAATGGGTGTTAATAACTTGGTAGATATTTTTGACGAGCAGTACTATCGCCATTTGAGTGGAGGTATTTTAGAAGCCTTTGGAAAATTATTTTTTAAAGACTTAAAAGTATATTTATATCCGCTCAAAGATCCTAAAACCGGAGAAGTGACCACTAGTGAAAATCTAAAAGTGCATCCTCGTATGAAAGAACTGTATAAGTTCTTTAAGAATAATGGAAAACTACAGGATATCACAGATTACGATCCGGAAATTATGGATGTATTTTCACGTGAAGTATTACAGATGATTCAGAAAGGGGAACCAGGCTGGGAAAATAAATTACCGGACATCGTCCCAGAAATGATTAAGAAACATAAATTCTTCGGTTATGTAGAACAAAAAGAAAAAGTGAGTTCTTAA
- a CDS encoding UPF0175 family protein, translated as MNVQTISIDFPNDILLALNESEKDLKDRIKIILAIQLYKSKKLTIGKSSQIAGLSRFQFEEVLSKNNISISNLTKKDILSDMDKLK; from the coding sequence ATGAATGTACAAACTATATCAATCGATTTTCCTAATGATATTCTTTTAGCTCTAAACGAATCAGAGAAAGATTTAAAAGATCGTATTAAAATTATATTAGCTATACAATTGTATAAATCAAAAAAGTTGACGATTGGGAAATCGAGCCAAATTGCAGGATTGTCGAGGTTCCAATTTGAAGAAGTACTTTCAAAAAATAATATTTCGATCTCAAACCTTACCAAAAAAGATATTCTTAGTGATATGGATAAATTGAAATAA
- a CDS encoding MbcA/ParS/Xre antitoxin family protein, with protein MLAEKKIFNTIPGELDPSWVVSYLNTDQFTSGHVRVLRNKVKTSDKVLSSLLNLAPKTFVSYTKDISKIKIDTKEHILLLISLLKHGSEVFGSEENFSNWLDRKNVFLDNRKPISFLNTISGIRIINDRLIAIEYGDNV; from the coding sequence ATGCTTGCTGAAAAGAAAATATTTAATACTATTCCCGGAGAGTTAGATCCTTCCTGGGTGGTAAGTTACTTGAATACCGATCAATTTACTTCAGGTCATGTTAGGGTTTTACGAAACAAAGTTAAAACAAGTGATAAAGTTCTTTCTTCTTTATTAAACCTTGCCCCAAAAACCTTTGTAAGTTATACAAAAGATATTTCAAAAATTAAAATTGACACTAAGGAGCATATCTTACTATTGATTTCTCTGCTTAAACATGGTTCTGAAGTATTTGGTTCTGAAGAGAATTTTAGTAACTGGTTAGATCGTAAAAATGTCTTTTTAGACAATAGAAAACCTATTTCCTTTTTGAATACCATAAGTGGTATACGGATAATCAACGATCGGTTGATTGCTATAGAATATGGAGATAATGTTTAA
- a CDS encoding lipocalin family protein: MSYNFDQKILQPFILLTLVACICFLSCNSEVKKPYLLPENAIELISGSKGKTWKIAKRLNNDIRMNMGDCFLSYRQTYFPNMTMQDNNGDYPDCGPTLKATWEMYQDKKGNSFIKLKSEQLPQLLNTKENYKYFQILEITDSTLQVTYQHKQFSNKTMWIKDFYVKENIKVPNRDFHNR; this comes from the coding sequence TTGTCGTATAATTTTGATCAAAAAATATTACAACCCTTCATTTTATTAACTTTAGTTGCTTGTATTTGTTTCTTAAGTTGCAATTCTGAGGTTAAAAAACCTTATCTACTGCCAGAAAATGCTATTGAACTAATTTCCGGAAGTAAAGGAAAAACCTGGAAAATTGCGAAGCGTTTAAATAATGACATTCGGATGAATATGGGAGATTGTTTTCTTTCTTATCGACAAACATATTTCCCCAATATGACCATGCAGGATAATAATGGGGATTACCCGGATTGTGGTCCAACTTTAAAAGCAACGTGGGAAATGTATCAAGATAAAAAAGGAAATAGTTTTATTAAACTGAAAAGTGAACAATTACCACAGTTGTTAAATACTAAAGAAAATTATAAGTATTTCCAAATTTTAGAAATAACGGATAGCACCTTACAAGTTACCTATCAACATAAACAATTTTCAAATAAAACGATGTGGATAAAAGACTTCTATGTAAAGGAAAATATAAAGGTTCCGAATAGGGATTTTCATAATAGATAA